The Lichenihabitans psoromatis genome contains a region encoding:
- a CDS encoding SDR family oxidoreductase: MDQNLSGKVAAVTGAASGIGLECARAFHAAGARVVLIDRAENTLKEVCASLGPDAIPLVIDLTNPQSVSGMMSALLKQTGSLDIFHANAGSYVGGEVIDGDPDAWDRMLNLNINATFRCIHAVLPHMVERKTGDIIVTSSVAGFVPVVWEPVYTASKHAIQAFVHTLRRQVNKHGIRVGEVAPGPVVTALLKDWPQAKLDDALASGSLMEPKEVAAAVLFMVTRPRNVVIRDIVILPQGLDL; the protein is encoded by the coding sequence ATGGATCAGAACTTATCGGGGAAGGTCGCGGCAGTGACAGGTGCCGCATCCGGGATCGGCTTGGAATGCGCGCGGGCCTTCCACGCGGCAGGCGCCCGCGTTGTCCTCATTGACCGTGCAGAAAATACGCTCAAGGAGGTTTGCGCGTCGCTCGGCCCAGACGCTATCCCGTTGGTGATTGACCTAACGAATCCTCAAAGCGTATCGGGGATGATGTCTGCATTGTTGAAGCAGACCGGCTCGCTCGATATCTTCCACGCCAACGCCGGATCATATGTAGGCGGGGAGGTCATCGATGGCGATCCTGACGCGTGGGACCGCATGCTAAACCTGAACATCAACGCCACGTTTCGTTGCATTCATGCGGTTCTACCGCACATGGTCGAGCGTAAAACGGGTGATATCATCGTGACGAGCTCGGTCGCAGGCTTCGTGCCGGTCGTCTGGGAGCCTGTTTACACTGCGTCGAAACACGCCATCCAGGCCTTCGTTCACACGCTGCGGCGACAAGTTAACAAGCACGGGATCAGGGTGGGGGAGGTTGCCCCCGGGCCTGTCGTTACGGCACTCCTGAAGGATTGGCCGCAAGCAAAGCTCGACGACGCCCTGGCTTCAGGGAGCCTGATGGAACCTAAGGAGGTTGCGGCGGCAGTTCTTTTTATGGTGACGCGACCGCGAAACGTCGTAATCCGAGACATCGTAATCCTGCCGCAAGGACTCGATCTTTAA
- a CDS encoding sugar ABC transporter ATP-binding protein: protein MMTPSIDQDRSAAPSAETAVPIACRLAGAGKRFGGIWACRSVDLEIRAGEVHAVMGENGAGKSTLMKMLHGIHLPDEGHVEVAGSIVSLTSPRIAEAAGIAMVPQELDLFPDLSVVENLFVGRVRPRTRLGTFDWAAMRRQAAAAFGRLNVSFDLDAAVRSLSGANAQMVEIARALMHDAKVVILDEPTAALTEREAQRLFGIVGELTRRGVAIVYISHRLDEVFQISDRITVMRDGEQIHTCCTRDLDMSRLIQMMVGRPLSKLFHRTPHSPGEALLEVRGLGRTGAFKDISFTLRRGEIVGLSGLIGAGRSEVAQAIFGIAPATHGSILIEGRPIPIPNASTAIARGIIYVPEERRSQGLVLDYPIDWNIAFSGLDRISRLGFVSRRREREIAERFRALFAIRSSSLKAPVLSLSGGNQQKVLLAKALVVEPDIILLDEPTRGVDVGAKAEIYRIIDNLAAAGKAVLLVSSEMNEILSMSDRILVMHQGRLTGAFQGPDFSPDAIGAAAAGIVAELAEDPALHPGSVH, encoded by the coding sequence ATGATGACGCCAAGCATCGACCAGGACCGCAGCGCTGCGCCTTCGGCGGAGACGGCCGTCCCGATCGCTTGCCGTCTGGCGGGTGCGGGCAAACGGTTTGGCGGCATCTGGGCGTGCCGGAGCGTCGACCTAGAGATCCGGGCCGGCGAGGTCCACGCGGTCATGGGCGAGAACGGAGCTGGCAAAAGCACGCTGATGAAGATGCTGCACGGTATCCACTTGCCCGACGAGGGGCATGTGGAGGTCGCAGGCAGCATCGTCTCTTTGACCTCGCCACGCATAGCCGAAGCCGCGGGCATCGCCATGGTGCCGCAAGAACTCGACCTATTCCCTGACCTATCGGTCGTCGAGAATCTGTTCGTGGGGCGGGTTCGCCCGCGCACGCGCCTCGGCACCTTCGACTGGGCCGCGATGCGCCGGCAGGCGGCAGCGGCGTTTGGGCGGCTCAACGTCAGCTTCGACCTCGACGCGGCAGTGCGCTCCCTGTCGGGCGCCAATGCCCAGATGGTGGAGATCGCGCGCGCCCTGATGCACGATGCCAAGGTCGTGATCCTGGACGAGCCGACCGCCGCCCTCACCGAGAGGGAGGCTCAGCGCCTGTTCGGCATCGTGGGCGAACTAACCCGCCGCGGTGTTGCAATTGTGTACATCTCGCACCGGCTGGACGAAGTGTTCCAGATTTCCGACCGGATTACAGTGATGCGGGATGGCGAGCAGATACACACTTGCTGCACCCGCGATCTCGACATGTCGCGGCTAATCCAGATGATGGTTGGCCGCCCGCTCAGCAAATTGTTCCACCGCACGCCGCACTCGCCCGGCGAGGCGCTGCTGGAGGTGCGTGGGCTCGGGCGCACCGGCGCGTTCAAAGACATCTCGTTCACGCTTCGGCGGGGCGAGATTGTCGGCCTTTCCGGGTTGATCGGTGCGGGCAGATCGGAGGTGGCGCAAGCCATCTTCGGCATCGCACCCGCCACCCATGGCAGCATCCTCATAGAGGGGCGTCCGATCCCCATCCCAAATGCGAGCACCGCTATTGCGCGCGGCATCATCTACGTGCCTGAGGAGCGGCGTTCGCAGGGACTGGTTCTCGACTACCCAATCGATTGGAACATCGCCTTCAGTGGCCTCGACCGGATCTCTCGGTTGGGGTTCGTGTCGCGCCGGCGGGAGCGGGAGATTGCAGAGCGCTTCCGCGCGTTGTTCGCGATCCGGAGCAGCAGCCTCAAAGCCCCGGTGCTGTCGCTGTCCGGTGGCAACCAGCAGAAGGTGCTGCTCGCCAAAGCCCTGGTGGTGGAGCCAGATATCATCCTGCTCGACGAGCCGACGCGCGGGGTCGACGTCGGCGCCAAGGCCGAGATCTACCGCATAATCGACAACCTCGCGGCGGCTGGCAAAGCCGTGCTGTTGGTGTCGTCGGAGATGAACGAAATATTATCGATGTCGGATCGCATTCTGGTCATGCATCAGGGCCGCCTGACCGGCGCCTTCCAGGGGCCAGACTTCTCACCCGATGCGATCGGGGCTGCCGCGGCGGGCATCGTCGCCGAACTGGCTGAGGACCCGGCTCTTCATCCGGGGTCGGTGCATTGA
- a CDS encoding GntR family transcriptional regulator yields MRPGLESSLSSSGQEIFDALRDDIVFGRLNPRERLVEADLVSRFGSHRAAVREALAALEHAGLVDRQRNKGASVLDLKPERVEQLYAVRILLETTAVEAIPLPLDSAALDMLVAIQREHQEAVASNDLRRIFNHNNRFHGTLYTQSGNLVLVEMIEQCATRALTVRFHPYMDRGFLERVCSDHWEMIDACRRCDRAGLVALVRDHLPLAKNRYLDTYDQLLVQGGVLALHP; encoded by the coding sequence ATGAGGCCCGGGCTGGAGTCCTCCTTATCGAGCTCCGGCCAGGAGATCTTCGATGCGCTGCGTGACGACATCGTGTTCGGGCGGCTCAACCCGCGCGAGCGACTGGTAGAAGCCGATCTCGTGTCGCGGTTCGGCTCGCACCGGGCGGCGGTCCGCGAAGCGCTCGCGGCGCTGGAACATGCCGGGCTTGTGGACCGGCAGCGTAACAAAGGCGCCTCGGTGCTCGACCTCAAGCCCGAGCGCGTCGAGCAGCTTTACGCCGTCCGCATACTGCTGGAGACGACCGCGGTCGAAGCCATACCGTTGCCCCTCGACTCGGCCGCACTGGACATGCTCGTCGCCATTCAGCGGGAGCACCAGGAGGCCGTTGCCAGCAACGATCTGCGGCGCATCTTCAACCATAACAACAGGTTCCACGGCACGCTCTACACGCAGTCCGGCAATCTCGTCCTGGTCGAGATGATTGAGCAATGCGCTACACGTGCCCTGACGGTACGCTTCCATCCCTACATGGACCGAGGCTTCCTGGAGCGTGTCTGCAGCGACCATTGGGAGATGATCGACGCTTGCCGCCGCTGCGACCGCGCCGGTCTGGTCGCCCTGGTGCGGGACCATCTACCCCTAGCCAAAAATCGCTACCTCGATACCTACGACCAGCTCCTAGTGCAGGGCGGCGTTCTCGCGCTGCATCCCTGA
- a CDS encoding LVIVD repeat-containing protein → MSKLFDAAWNIEFVGRTNQAGRADGIQCMIHKGYAFVSHVFSGGVSVIDVRDPRNPVPVNFLPTHKRSWSVHIQTANDILLVVEEFNFYSVYVRETEYYGHSIEGVHSSKFGTRGEDYTAGMRVYDISDPVHPRPIGFMEVEGLGLHRIWWVGDRYAYASALLDGYTDHVFIVIDMQDPAHPREVGRWALPGMWAADGETLTMPGRVALHHAVIAGDTAYASWRDGGLTLLDISDKTAPKLISHTNWSPPFAGGTHSALPLVDRGLCIVADEAVLDIDQEPMKYTWVVDIRAPQNPVTIATFPTPSDQDYVAKGGHFGPHNLHENRPGAFQSSDFVFATYQNAGVRVFDIRNQFQPLEIGFFVPSEPEQWLDTRPDRHRVIHTCDVNVQPDGLIYITDYNAGLYILQWKGA, encoded by the coding sequence TTGAGCAAGCTCTTTGACGCGGCCTGGAATATCGAATTCGTGGGCCGCACCAACCAGGCCGGCCGCGCCGACGGCATCCAGTGCATGATCCACAAGGGTTACGCTTTCGTCAGCCACGTCTTCAGCGGCGGCGTCAGCGTCATTGACGTGCGGGATCCGCGCAACCCTGTGCCGGTCAACTTCCTGCCGACGCACAAGCGATCGTGGTCTGTCCATATCCAGACAGCGAACGACATCCTGCTCGTGGTGGAAGAGTTCAACTTCTATTCGGTCTACGTGAGGGAGACCGAATATTACGGTCATTCGATCGAGGGCGTGCACTCGAGCAAGTTTGGGACCCGCGGCGAGGATTATACGGCCGGCATGCGGGTCTACGACATCTCCGACCCCGTTCATCCGCGCCCGATCGGCTTCATGGAGGTTGAAGGGCTGGGTTTGCATCGTATCTGGTGGGTGGGCGACCGCTACGCCTATGCGTCCGCCCTGTTGGACGGCTACACCGACCACGTGTTCATCGTGATCGACATGCAGGATCCTGCGCATCCGCGCGAGGTCGGACGCTGGGCGCTGCCTGGCATGTGGGCCGCGGACGGCGAGACTTTGACCATGCCGGGGCGCGTTGCGTTGCACCACGCCGTGATCGCGGGCGACACCGCCTATGCGTCTTGGCGGGACGGCGGCCTGACCCTCCTCGACATCTCGGACAAGACCGCGCCGAAGCTGATCTCCCACACCAACTGGTCGCCCCCGTTCGCGGGCGGCACCCACAGCGCCCTGCCGTTGGTCGACCGGGGCCTCTGCATTGTAGCCGATGAGGCGGTGCTCGACATCGACCAGGAGCCTATGAAATACACCTGGGTGGTGGACATCCGAGCGCCGCAGAACCCGGTCACGATCGCGACTTTCCCGACTCCGTCCGACCAGGACTACGTGGCCAAAGGCGGCCATTTCGGTCCGCACAACCTCCATGAGAACCGGCCCGGCGCCTTCCAAAGCTCCGACTTTGTGTTCGCGACCTATCAGAATGCGGGGGTGCGCGTGTTCGACATCCGCAACCAGTTCCAACCGCTTGAAATCGGCTTTTTTGTCCCGAGCGAGCCCGAGCAGTGGCTGGATACGCGACCCGATCGGCACCGCGTCATTCACACCTGCGACGTCAACGTGCAGCCAGACGGGCTTATTTACATCACGGACTACAACGCGGGCCTATACATTTTGCAATGGAAGGGAGCCTGA
- a CDS encoding HpcH/HpaI aldolase family protein, whose amino-acid sequence MRTETLKTISGSEHRGIRTTWLHSASTLSGEMIARVGWDCLVADMQHSMTGFDEMVRLLQVTTNLGAIVLVRPPALDPALIGRLLDAGASGIICPMVSSVAEAQLLVAACRYPPVGNRSIGPIRARLLFGDDYVAKANSGVLAIAMIETPGGLEQLDAIARVPGLDGLFAGPSDIASSLGRPPRMDTDDAVVVEALGHIAKSAVAAGIMAGLACETSAYAKQMHAVGYRLFVTGSDLRIMTVASKSLLAEFGP is encoded by the coding sequence ATGCGCACCGAGACGCTCAAAACGATTAGTGGTTCGGAACACCGCGGGATTAGAACGACGTGGCTGCATAGCGCCTCGACGTTATCCGGGGAGATGATTGCGCGGGTCGGCTGGGACTGCCTTGTGGCAGACATGCAGCACAGCATGACCGGGTTCGACGAGATGGTCCGGCTGCTCCAGGTAACGACCAACCTCGGGGCGATAGTCCTGGTACGTCCCCCGGCGCTCGACCCCGCACTGATCGGGCGACTGCTCGATGCCGGAGCCAGCGGCATCATTTGCCCGATGGTGAGTTCGGTAGCAGAGGCACAACTGCTGGTCGCGGCCTGCCGCTACCCCCCGGTCGGTAACCGTAGCATCGGGCCCATCCGGGCGCGATTGCTGTTCGGCGACGATTATGTCGCCAAGGCTAACAGCGGAGTGCTGGCCATCGCCATGATCGAAACGCCCGGGGGCCTCGAGCAGCTCGATGCCATCGCGCGGGTGCCCGGACTTGACGGCCTGTTCGCCGGACCGAGCGACATCGCATCGAGCCTCGGCCGGCCGCCGAGGATGGACACTGACGACGCCGTCGTGGTCGAGGCCCTTGGCCACATTGCCAAGAGCGCCGTCGCGGCCGGCATCATGGCGGGACTTGCCTGCGAGACCTCGGCCTATGCCAAGCAAATGCACGCGGTCGGCTACCGCCTCTTCGTGACGGGGTCGGACCTGCGCATCATGACCGTAGCGTCCAAAAGCTTGCTGGCCGAGTTCGGCCCATGA